CAGGCCTTCAAACCTGACCCATTTCGTCAACATATCGAACAACGGCTGGGTCATACCAGCAGCGAAACCATGCGGTGGAGGGGCCATTTTCCAGGAGGAATATAAGCACTGCGATCCGGATGTCGTCGCACTCAATGAGGCCCTCGAAGCCGTCAAGACGGACGCAGAGCTCTCTTTGATGGGGTACGACCTCTCGCCGTTCTTGAGAATCCCTCAAGTCGAGCAAGATTTCCTCTACCAAAGCGGAAGAAATCCCTACGATGACCCTGAGGTCCGATCCTATCTGACGGCCTTGGCACCTCCGCTCTAACGACCTCTAGATCGGGATGGACGGAATTCAGGGCGGCAGCCGTCCATCCCAAAAGCCTCAAAAAAATCGTAAAAACATTGAAGTGCCACAGCTCACCACATCAGGTCAATGTATGGCAGACTCCAGGGCACTCAGTTCAAACCTCCTAAGGACCACGCTAAACGAAGAGTGATCAGGCACCCCGGGATTAAGATCATCCGCCCTGGCCCTGATTTTCCGCAGCGTCCGCTCGATTCCGGGATCTTCCCAGATCTCGATCGCCTCTAGCGCTTTTAATTCTGCCTGCGTACAATCACCAGAGAGGAAGGCCTTCTCCGCCTCGATCTGAGCAACGAAAGCACGCGAAAGTCGCGACGGGTAGGCCCGGTCGACCTCTCGAACGGTTTCTTCAAACGGAATCGCCGTGTCAAATTGACTCGAGATTGCAATAACGGCGGCTCGCCTCAGCTCGCGCAGGTTTCCAGGAGTCGGCGAGAGATCCAGCAATTCCTTGAGCAGAGAACGCGCGATCTGACTGTTACCCGCGACAACTTCGACTTCCGCGAGAAGAAGCGTCGCCAGGGACCGGTTTCGCGTCGAGCGTTCTTTCAGTGCCCCCCTTTTTCGAACACCCTCCAAGAGCCTGCGTGCGTCATCCCAACGCTCTTCTAAAATCGCGACTTGCGCTCGGCTAAGATTGCCATATTCTAGATACCCTCGTTGGGCAAGCTGTCGAAAGGCGAAGTTAGCCTTCCTTAGATCTCCATCCGCGACGTAGGAGATTCCCTCCGCCCAGAAGTGATAGGGGATCCAGTGCTTTCTTCCCTTAGACAGTCTTGCGCGAGCTGCCTCACCGCCCTCGCCCTGTTGAGCACGGAGGAGGGCTGCGGTTCCGATGTTGACACTGTCAGTGTCGCCGCGGCCGGACTCCTCGATCAAATCAATGGCCTCCTGCAAGAAATCGGGGCCCATCTTCTCCCAAACCAGCGCCATCAACCGCTTCGCTCGCATCGCTTCGGAGGGGATGCCAGCTAGACCATTCAAGACATCCAGCGCCTCTTCGTAACAGAGTCTCTGGCGGGCTGCTGTGGCGATGATCCAGAGACTGTGGATTGCTCCGTCTACCGAAATCCTCTTTCCCGCAGCCTCCAAGTCTTCGCAGAGAATCACGGCCCCCGAATCCACCGCCTCTGCCAACGAATCATCGACCAACCGCAAGGCTTGGGTTCCGTACCGAAGTCCTTCCTCGAAACGACCTTCGGCGTCGAGAGCTTCCACGGCCCTCCAGGAAGCCGCCTTGAAGGTGGGATCCGCCCTAAAAGCATCGACAAAGTGGAGCGCCGCATCTTCGTACTCACCAGCACGTTCAAGGGTGACGCCTTCTAGATACTCCCCCAGGGCGTTCCGCCGATGCACTGAAGAAACGGAAACCGGTTCCCACTCGATGGGTTTTTTCCTCTTCGACTCAAGACGGAGTGCAGCACGTGTAAGACGCCGTGTCGCTCTTGAGATATCTCCATCCAAATCCTGCCACGCAAGGGGCTTTGCTTGGGGATCCCTGAGGAGAGCATGAGTCTCCCAGATTCCGGCTCTGAGGACTGACTCAGGATCGGACTCGTCGAGGGCAATCACGTACTTGGCACCAGCTGTTAGAGCCCATAGGCCCAACAAGCCAAGATCCCACTTGCCACAGCTCACACAGATCGAGGATTCGAAGGACTCTACCGTCGGTTCTATCGGCCTAATGGTGGCCAGTTGCTTGTAGACCGTCCGCACGATTCGATCTCGATCCGCAGTGTGTGAAGCGCGAGCCACCGGGGCCACGGCGATCATGATCGCCTCGTCAATGAAAAGCTCCGGCAGTGAATATCGAAGCGCTATCTCTGCCAGGATTGGAATGATCAACAGGGGTAGGAGCAGCCAACGCATCCGATCGAAACGCAGCGAGCGAGCGGCAGCTGGAGTTTCCGCGGGATCTCGCTCAGGCGCCAGCGCTTCTTCGAGCTCTGCGGCACTGCTGAACCGATCCTCAGCGAGTGGTGCTATGGCCTTTTCGACGGTGGCCACAAGCTTCTGTGGGATATCCGGACGAAGGTCCCTCAGCCGTAACCGTTTACCGAGGCGATGGTTCTTGGCGAAGACTCTAGCGTCCTCACCCTGGACAGGAAACTTTGCCGTCAGGAGGTAGAACAGGAGAACACCTAGGGAGTAGAGGTCCGTCGACCGCGTGCTGAGACCGTTATCCAGGAGCTCGGGAGCCATGTAAGAGAGCGTCCCGGATAGGGCACGCGAGCCCCGACCCAAGCCGTCAACTTCACAGCCAATGCCGAAGTCTACGAGAACGATGCGGCCACCTTTCTCCCTCAGGACGTTCTGAGCCTTGATGTCACGGTGCAGGAGATTGGCGCCGTGAGCTGCCGCAAGAGCCCGGCACAGCGTCATGCCGATCGAGACCACCTCATCGGCACCGAACCTGCCTTGGTACTTCATAATCTCGGCCAGTGACTTGCCGTTTACCAGCTCCATCACAAAGCCCGTTCGCCCATTGTGTTCATCAGCGTCCCTCACCCGAACCACGTTGACATGCTGGATCGCCTCGAGACGCCGAGCCTCTTCCAGGAAAAGCTCTCCCTGACTCGGCTGCGACCCACCAAGAAGCTTGAGAGCAACCTCTCCTCCAGTCCCGGAATGCACGGCCCGGAATACCTCACCGAATCCGCCTTGGCCTAGGCGCTCTAAAATGCGGTACCGCCCCCACCCCCCCAGGGCAATGGGGCCTGTCCGAAGCTCCTTTTCTTGCCCGTTGAGCCGGCGGGTCGAGAGAGGACTTCGGCTTTCGACACCTATCTGCGATAGCAGAACGAGAAGCTTGGCGCCTTCGTCGCCTGTCTCTTCGAGGCTTTGGCGATGGCTTGAATCGAGTGGACGGAGGCCTAGAAGGGCTTCGACGACCTTCTCGAACGAGTCTTCACTCATCCCTGACCAGGTTCTTCGCCAGCTTCTCTACCGCCCGCTTGGTGGCAACCCGGGCAGCGTCGGGACTCGGGCTGCCCGCATGAAGTTGAACTTCCTTCCAGGACATCCCCAGGAATACCCGAGCAACAATCAAGTCGGCTTCCGATTCCTTGAGCTGCCCGAGTGCAAGCTCGAGTGCCTTCCACTTCTGGTTCATGAGCATCCTTTCAAGCGGAGAGGTCACATTGACTTGCTCCGGCGCCGGCAGATCGCTCCGCTTAAACTCTCGGCAGTTCCAAGTTTTGGCCAGATTCTTGACGGTTCGAAAGAGAAAGGGCTGAAAAGAAACGCCCAGCGACAGATCGAAGTCATTGAGCCGTTCCAAGCTCCGAAGAAACGCCTCTTGGACGAGGTCACTGGTGTCGTGGGCATCTCGAGCACGCCCCACGAGAAACCCGTGAGCGAACCGCTGCAAACGGGGATCATAGCGCTCGACCAGAAGATCCCGAGCCTGAGGGTCACCTTGCTGGAACCGAAGAATAAGAAGTACCGAAGTCGCCTCAACTACAGGAGTAGTCTGGCTCACAGCACACCTCCCTAAGGGATTAGACAACGACGCCGCATTAGTACATCTCTCTTCATATAAAGATAAATGATCGTCCGGATACGAGAAATTCTAAGCAAAAGCTGCGCCAGAACCAAGAAATCGGTTCTTCTGAATATTCTCTGTTCGCTTTCTTCACCTCACTGGTTCTTCTCTTGGATCCATCTGCTTATGACGAGAGCAGGTCTTCAATTCGAGAGGAGAACCAATGGACGAATCGGATGCGCGCGCACTGTTCGAAGAAGCATTCCCCCTCATTCATCGAGTCATCAGCCTCCGAGCCAACCGCGGTCGCCAAATTGGCATTGATGCAGACGAGTTTCGATCTTACGCTCTCTACAAGCTGATCGAGAGCGACTACCGAATCCTCCGTCGGTACCGCGGTCGGAGCAGTCTTAAAACCTATCTGACCACCGTCGTCCATCGGCTCTTCATGGACTTCCGGATCCACTGCTGGGGTCGCTGGCGCCCTTCGCAGACAGCCGTCGGCTTGGGAGTCCTGGCCATTGAGCTCGAACAGCTCCTGGCACGCGATGGCTTCTCGTTGACCGAGGCCGTTGCCTTGATCCGGTCTCAGAACCCCAGAATCGATCCGGATGAACTCGAAGCTCTCGCCACACAGCTGCCTTCGCGGCTTCCCATCCGATTCGAGGGGGAGGAATCGCTCGCTCGCATCACCGACGATCGGAATCCTGCAGCAGACGCCCTAGCAGACGGACGAGGTCGGGAAGTCTCCGCCGCGCTTGGGGCGGCCTGGCGATCCCTCGAGGCGGAGGATCGCCTCATATTGAAGCTTCATTTCCGTGAGGGTCTCACGGTCGCCAAGATCGCCCGACTCCTCTGCCTCGAGCAGAAGCCTCTCTACCGACGAATCGAGCGGTCATTGAGGTGTATCAGGGTTCATCTCGAAGACTCGAGGATCACTGCTGAACTGGTTCGGGATCTCTTAACCTAACCACCAAGCCATCAACCTCTCTGTCAGGCTTGACGGTGGTTCGCTTTCTTCGACTCCTCGTTGGACGCTGCGAGCGGAGCGAATGAAGATCGCATAGCAGCGATCACAGGCGCCAAGGTGCTGACGCACTTTGGCGCTTTCGTTTGAGCCAAGGCCACCGTCGATGAGAGCCGCGAGTACCTCTGGCAATACGCAACGCCTTTCGAGGCTGATCGTCGATCGTACTTTCTCCGCCTTTGGCAGCCCTGCCTCGGCAGGCCGTCCTTTGTGGCGGTCCGAAGTGCTCATCGCACCTCCTCACTGCTTGGAGCTTTCCCTGCGTCGGACTGGATCTCGGTGCACTCGATCGATACGTCATATCCGCCTCCATAACACCTGAAGAGACGGACAAGAACCAACTGGTTCACTCAAGACTAAAGAGTATTCCGACAAGCAAATTTCAGAACAAGCAAGAGACTCCTCGAAAGAGCCTCGGCTTTGCCCCCCTACCAGCGCTCGATTCTCTTCTTGCGCTCTTGACAGACCTTGGGGGGCTTGGCGGGGAAGTGCTGGAGGACGTCGCCGGACTGGACGGAGGCGCCGGTACCGGTGTAGCGCTCGGTGAGCTCGACGGTGAGGCGGCTGGCGACATCGCAGTGGCCCTGGCCGGAGGCGATCAGGGAGAGGGTGAAGAGCAGGGCGACGACGACGGCGGCGAAGCGGTGGCTCCAGGCTGCGGAGCGCTGCGGGCCACTCGGCGTGACGATGTGCTCAATGCGCCGTTCGAGGTCCGAGGCGGTGGCGGCGGCTCCCGGAATGGCCCGCGGCGAGAGGTTTCCGGGCAGGGTGCTCTCGAGCCCGAAGCGCACCACCTTGAGAAGCCCTCGGGCGTAGAGCTTGGGCTCGCCGAGGACCGCCACGACGCGTTCGTCGCAGGCCCGCTCGCGCTCGGCGAGCAGGCGACGGTCGAGCCACCAGACCAAGGGGTGGAACCAGAAGACCGCCCGCAGGAAGGACTGCAGCGAGGCGATCAGGTTGTCGCGCCGGCGAACGTGCTCGAGCTCGTGCACCAGGACCGCATCGAGCTCGTCGGCGCTGAGGTGCTGGCCCAGCCCCACCGGCAGCAGCAGGACCGGCCGGCGAACTCCCCAAACGGCCGGCGACGGCAGGTCGTCGACCCAGCGACAGGTGATTGCTCGATCGACGCCGGCATGGCGACGGGCGCGCGTGATCACCGGCGCCAGCGGATGATCATCGGCCAAGGGCCGGCCACTGCGCGCCAAGGCCACCAGAGAACGACGCAAGCGCCACTGTCGAGACGCCAGCCAGACAGCGCCGGCGGCCCAGACCAGGAGCAGAGCGAAGCCGACCGTCCCGAACAGGTTCTCGGCTCCCGCCAAGGGCGAGGCCAAGCCATCGGCGCGCCACCAGGAGAGGGAAGCCACGTTCGGCATCGGCAGACCGAGGGCGCGGCCACAGCTCACCACCACCGCCGTCGGCAGCAGGAACTTGAGCGAGGCGACGAGCAAGAGGCGATGGCGGATGCGAGCCGGCGACCGACGCAGGCCGATCGTCAGCAGCACGACGAGAACGGCGAACAGCGTCGCCTCCCAGAGGTGATTGACCAGGAATCCACCCCAATCGGAGAACCTCTCGATCATCGCTTGCAGCACCTCCGCGCCCCCTGCAATCGTCGTCCTCAGTCGTCGTCGAGGAGCTTCTCGGCCTGCTTGAGATCCTCGAGGCTGAGCCGTCCGGACTCCACCAGGTGGGCCATCAGCGGAGCCGGCGAGCCGCCGAAGACCTCGAGGAAGTCGTCGATCAGGCGGCGATAGGCGACGTTGCGACTGACCGCCGGTTCGTAGATATGGGCATTGCCAATCTTGCGAACCAAGCGAATCGCCTTCTTCTCTTCGAGTCGGCGGACGATGGTTTGTACGGTGGTGTAGGCCGGTTGTTTCCGCGTCGGCAGAGCTTCGAGAAGCTCGCGCACGGAAGCCCGGCCGAGCCGCCACAGCTCGTCCATCACCTCGAGCTCGAAGCGCGTCAGCTTGATGGCTTTCTGGCGTTTCATCGCGTTCCCCTTCCTACTACAGAGTGCGGAGATGCTAACACGGGGCCCGTCGACCGGACCCCGTCGCTGGCGTCAGGTGGCTACCAGCCGCACTGGCGTCCGGCGTTCTGCTCGTCGAGCCAGGTCTTGAGCGGCGCGAAGTAGTCGATCACCGCGGTGGCATCCATCTCCGGACTGCCGGTGACCACCTCGAGGGCTTCGGGCCACGGCCGCGAGGCGCCCATCTGCAGCATCTGGTCGAGGCGTTGGCCGGCCGCTTCGTTGCCGAAGATGGTGCAGCGGTTCAGGGGGCCGTCGTAGCCGGCGATCTCACACAGGGAGCGGTGGAACTGGAACTGCAGAATGTGCGCCAGGAAATACCGCGTGTAGGGCGTGTTGGCCGGGATGTGGTACTTCGCTCCGGCATCGAAGTCGGCCTCGGAACGCGACACCGGCGCCGCCACGCCCTGGTACTTCTCGCGCAGCGTCCACCAGCCGGCGTTGTAGTCGTCGGGCCCGATCTCGCCGGAGAACACCTTCCAGCGCCACTGATCGACCAACAATCCGAAGGGCAGGAAAGCGACCTTGTCGAGAGCATCGCGCATCAGCAGCCCGAGGTCCTTGGAGGGATCCGGCACCTCGTCGATCAGGCCGATCTGCTGCAGGTAGTCCGGCGTGACGGAGAGGGCGATGGTGTCGCCAATGGCCTCGTGGAAGCCGTCGTTGGCGCTGTTGCGATAGAGGAAGGGTAGCTGGTTGTAGGCCCGCTGGTAGTAGTTGTGGCCGAGCTCGTGGTGGATGGTGCGGAAGTCCTCGGCGTTGATCTCGATGCACATCTTGATGCGCAGGTCGTCGACGTTGTCGACATCCCAGGCGCTGGCGTGGCAGACCACGTCGCGATCCTGCGGCTTGGTGAACTGGGAGCGCTCCCAGAAGGTCTCCGGCAGCTCCGCAAAGCCGAGGGAGCTGAAGAAGCGCTCGCCGGAGCGCACC
This genomic interval from Acidobacteriota bacterium contains the following:
- a CDS encoding BlaI/MecI/CopY family transcriptional regulator yields the protein MKRQKAIKLTRFELEVMDELWRLGRASVRELLEALPTRKQPAYTTVQTIVRRLEEKKAIRLVRKIGNAHIYEPAVSRNVAYRRLIDDFLEVFGGSPAPLMAHLVESGRLSLEDLKQAEKLLDDD
- a CDS encoding M56 family metallopeptidase, with the translated sequence MIERFSDWGGFLVNHLWEATLFAVLVVLLTIGLRRSPARIRHRLLLVASLKFLLPTAVVVSCGRALGLPMPNVASLSWWRADGLASPLAGAENLFGTVGFALLLVWAAGAVWLASRQWRLRRSLVALARSGRPLADDHPLAPVITRARRHAGVDRAITCRWVDDLPSPAVWGVRRPVLLLPVGLGQHLSADELDAVLVHELEHVRRRDNLIASLQSFLRAVFWFHPLVWWLDRRLLAERERACDERVVAVLGEPKLYARGLLKVVRFGLESTLPGNLSPRAIPGAAATASDLERRIEHIVTPSGPQRSAAWSHRFAAVVVALLFTLSLIASGQGHCDVASRLTVELTERYTGTGASVQSGDVLQHFPAKPPKVCQERKKRIERW
- a CDS encoding sigma-70 family RNA polymerase sigma factor; this translates as MDESDARALFEEAFPLIHRVISLRANRGRQIGIDADEFRSYALYKLIESDYRILRRYRGRSSLKTYLTTVVHRLFMDFRIHCWGRWRPSQTAVGLGVLAIELEQLLARDGFSLTEAVALIRSQNPRIDPDELEALATQLPSRLPIRFEGEESLARITDDRNPAADALADGRGREVSAALGAAWRSLEAEDRLILKLHFREGLTVAKIARLLCLEQKPLYRRIERSLRCIRVHLEDSRITAELVRDLLT
- a CDS encoding sigma-70 family RNA polymerase sigma factor, translated to MSQTTPVVEATSVLLILRFQQGDPQARDLLVERYDPRLQRFAHGFLVGRARDAHDTSDLVQEAFLRSLERLNDFDLSLGVSFQPFLFRTVKNLAKTWNCREFKRSDLPAPEQVNVTSPLERMLMNQKWKALELALGQLKESEADLIVARVFLGMSWKEVQLHAGSPSPDAARVATKRAVEKLAKNLVRDE
- a CDS encoding protein kinase, producing the protein MSEDSFEKVVEALLGLRPLDSSHRQSLEETGDEGAKLLVLLSQIGVESRSPLSTRRLNGQEKELRTGPIALGGWGRYRILERLGQGGFGEVFRAVHSGTGGEVALKLLGGSQPSQGELFLEEARRLEAIQHVNVVRVRDADEHNGRTGFVMELVNGKSLAEIMKYQGRFGADEVVSIGMTLCRALAAAHGANLLHRDIKAQNVLREKGGRIVLVDFGIGCEVDGLGRGSRALSGTLSYMAPELLDNGLSTRSTDLYSLGVLLFYLLTAKFPVQGEDARVFAKNHRLGKRLRLRDLRPDIPQKLVATVEKAIAPLAEDRFSSAAELEEALAPERDPAETPAAARSLRFDRMRWLLLPLLIIPILAEIALRYSLPELFIDEAIMIAVAPVARASHTADRDRIVRTVYKQLATIRPIEPTVESFESSICVSCGKWDLGLLGLWALTAGAKYVIALDESDPESVLRAGIWETHALLRDPQAKPLAWQDLDGDISRATRRLTRAALRLESKRKKPIEWEPVSVSSVHRRNALGEYLEGVTLERAGEYEDAALHFVDAFRADPTFKAASWRAVEALDAEGRFEEGLRYGTQALRLVDDSLAEAVDSGAVILCEDLEAAGKRISVDGAIHSLWIIATAARQRLCYEEALDVLNGLAGIPSEAMRAKRLMALVWEKMGPDFLQEAIDLIEESGRGDTDSVNIGTAALLRAQQGEGGEAARARLSKGRKHWIPYHFWAEGISYVADGDLRKANFAFRQLAQRGYLEYGNLSRAQVAILEERWDDARRLLEGVRKRGALKERSTRNRSLATLLLAEVEVVAGNSQIARSLLKELLDLSPTPGNLRELRRAAVIAISSQFDTAIPFEETVREVDRAYPSRLSRAFVAQIEAEKAFLSGDCTQAELKALEAIEIWEDPGIERTLRKIRARADDLNPGVPDHSSFSVVLRRFELSALESAIH